The following proteins come from a genomic window of Solanum stenotomum isolate F172 unplaced genomic scaffold, ASM1918654v1 scaffold19977, whole genome shotgun sequence:
- the LOC125850878 gene encoding UDP-glycosyltransferase 91A1-like, whose amino-acid sequence MAENSKKMHIAVFPWLAFGHIIPYLELSKLIAQKGHKISFISTPRNIDRPPKLPPSLVPFINFVKIPLPHVEKLPKNAEATIDLPYEQVKYLKLAQDELKEPMAKFLEDSAPDFILFDFTSYWVPSIASKFNIPTGYFSIFTATYLGFTGPVPGLNNNYEIRMTMEEFTVSPKWVPFETAVAFKEFEILRIYEGCKDGEEENIYDVSRMYKTFENCDFLLVRSCLEFEPEWLKVVEDIHPKPVIPVGQLPTTSYEDDDTNIDAWREIKLWLDKQEKGKVIYVAFGSEAKLSQNELTELSLGLELSGLPFFWVLKTKRGESDDELIQLPEGLEERTKGRGIVYTSWVPQLKILSHDSVGGFLTHAGWSSVVEAIQFEKPLVLLTFLADQGINSRLLEEKKVAYLIPRNDWDGSFTRDAVVESLSLVLVKKEGEIYRQKIKEVKNLCCNKKRQDNYVEDLLRFLQNYKKI is encoded by the coding sequence atggCAGAAAACAGCAAAAAAATGCATATTGCAGTATTTCCATGGCTAGCTTTTGGCCATATAATTCCGTATTTGGAGCTATCAAAGCTCATAGCTCAAAAGGGTCACAAAATTTCCTTTATTTCTACTCCAAGAAACATTGATCGTCCCCCAAAACTTCCGCCAAGTCTCGTCCCCTTCATAAATTTCGTCAAAATTCCCCTTCCTCACGTTGAAAAATTACCGAAAAATGCAGAAGCCACTATTGATTTACCTTATGAGCAAGTCAAGTACCTCAAACTTGCTCAAGATGAACTCAAAGAACCCATGGCTAAGTTTCTCGAAGATTCAGCTCCTGATTTCATACTCTTTGATTTTACCTCTTATTGGGTTCCTTCAATTgcttcaaaattcaacattCCGACAGGTTATTTCAGCATATTCACCGCCACATATCTAGGTTTCACCGGACCTGTGCCGGGATTGAACAACAACTATGAAATTCGGATGACGATGGAGGAATTTACAGTTTCCCCAAAATGGGTTCCGTTTGAAACCGCGGTTGCTTTCAAGgagtttgaaattttgagaATCTATGAAGGTTGCAAGGACGGTGAGGAAGAGAACATTTATGATGTTTCTcgtatgtataagacttttgaaaattgtgattttttgcTTGTGAGGAGTTGTTTAGAATTTGAACCAGAATGGCTCAAAGTAGTAGAGGATATTCACCCAAAACCGGTGATCCCAGTGGGCCAACTTCCGACGACATCATATGAAGATGACGACACAAATATTGACGCGTGGAGAGAAATAAAACTATGGCTTGATAAGCAAGAAAAAGGGAAAGTGATTTATGTGGCATTTGGGAGCGAGGCAAAACTGAGTCAAAATGAACTCACTGAGTTATCACTAGGCTTAGAGCTTTCTGGGTTAccttttttttgggttttaaaaactaaaagagGAGAATCTGATGATGAATTGATTCAATTACCAGAAGGTTTGGAAGAACGAACGAAGGGAAGAGGAATAGTGTACACGAGTTGGGTGCCACAACTTAAAATACTGAGTCATGACTCGGTGGGTGGATTTTTGACTCATGCAGGATGGAGTTCAGTAGTTGAAGCAATACAATTCGAGAAGCCATTGGTTTTGTTGACATTTTTGGCTGATCAAGGGATAAATTCTAGGCTCTTGGAGGAAAAGAAGGTAGCGTATTTGATACCGAGAAATGATTGGGATGGATCATTCACTCGTGATGCGGTGGTTGAGTCACTGAGTTTGGTACTCGTTAAAAAAGAAGGTGAGATTTATCGGCAAAAGATTAAAGAGGTGAAGAATCTTTGTTGCAACAAGAAAAGACAAGATAATTATGTGGAGGATTTGTTAAGatttcttcaaaattataaaaagatttAA